From a region of the Leptospira kmetyi serovar Malaysia str. Bejo-Iso9 genome:
- a CDS encoding flavin reductase family protein translates to MKITEDVFKNALSHFPSGVTVITYSHLGKNSGLTVSSFSSLSLNPPLVLFCLQKNITSHDPIRSSGKFVVNILAQGQDSLSNQFASGKTDKHVLIEELGCKTGELDVPILPGTLSHIECEVDQFVDGGDHSIVIGRVVSAGAEDSLRPLLYYRRGYYSI, encoded by the coding sequence ATGAAAATCACAGAAGACGTTTTTAAAAACGCGCTTTCGCACTTCCCTTCGGGCGTTACGGTCATTACGTATTCTCATCTCGGAAAAAATAGCGGCCTAACCGTAAGTAGTTTTAGTTCTCTTTCTCTCAATCCTCCTTTGGTTCTTTTTTGTCTTCAAAAGAACATAACGAGTCACGATCCGATTCGCAGTTCCGGAAAATTCGTAGTGAACATTTTGGCGCAGGGACAGGATTCTCTTTCGAATCAATTCGCTTCGGGCAAAACGGACAAACACGTTTTGATCGAGGAACTCGGTTGCAAAACGGGAGAACTGGATGTTCCGATTTTGCCGGGAACTCTTTCGCATATCGAATGCGAAGTGGATCAGTTCGTGGACGGGGGGGATCACTCGATCGTGATCGGAAGAGTGGTTTCGGCCGGTGCGGAAGACAGCCTGAGGCCGTTGTTGTATTATAGAAGAGGTTATTACTCGATCTAA
- a CDS encoding ArnT family glycosyltransferase: protein MKIENRIFWLFLLTYFVLLCIGLGSFPLIDWDENIYGSASKSMFTSGDYLRISVNGQLFTEKPPFYFWLASFFYSIFGIGEFATRLPSVLSGLFSFSVLYFFGKRLVSEKFGLLWALIYSSSLLPLLLSRTAYIDHLFNTFLLCSVLCLFLYDLEQKEKNNSVALKWLILASFGMGIGTLTKGPLGIAIPAFSFAAVRTAEKRFRFSYIHLLLCMILTLGVVSSYYLTDYWRHGEGFIAGFVEFQKKLLTKSLESHTGPWFYHVLVVLIGFFPWTPLLFGYALKPRTSVFENGNTNTFAKILFAWAGIVLIIFSIVQTKLPHYSSSIYFPLSFFAAYAIQNDKRSRLLGWVSGYGAIIAFFFLLLPWIAQLAIGSSDFRSNIGDGFDFQISILDYLPGILIAGSVLASIYLLVRSVHKDEKYIGFFSILWIGMLTWISTLSFTLAPKVMDVLQGRILKFSDIAEAEKGKLVFYKYLSFYPMFYRENKIHIVGSYKFRDEERLLTEPDDQRLFLVANRNSLMELNFLYPKLTFTPISNEGDLFLIRAERKKF from the coding sequence ATGAAAATCGAAAATAGAATCTTTTGGCTCTTCTTATTAACGTATTTCGTATTATTGTGCATAGGACTTGGCTCGTTTCCGCTGATAGACTGGGACGAAAACATCTACGGCTCCGCATCCAAAAGTATGTTTACATCGGGAGATTATCTCCGGATTTCCGTAAACGGACAGCTGTTCACCGAAAAACCCCCGTTTTATTTTTGGCTTGCGAGTTTTTTCTATTCGATTTTCGGAATCGGAGAATTTGCAACCCGGCTTCCTTCGGTTCTTTCTGGATTGTTTTCGTTCAGCGTTCTTTATTTTTTCGGTAAACGTTTGGTCTCGGAAAAATTCGGCCTACTCTGGGCCCTGATTTACTCGTCTTCCTTATTGCCCCTATTGCTTTCGAGAACCGCTTACATCGATCATCTATTCAACACGTTTCTTTTATGTTCCGTTCTTTGTTTATTCTTATACGACTTGGAACAAAAAGAAAAAAATAATTCCGTCGCTTTGAAGTGGTTGATTCTCGCTTCGTTCGGCATGGGAATCGGAACGCTCACCAAAGGACCGCTTGGAATCGCGATTCCAGCGTTCTCCTTTGCGGCGGTTCGAACCGCGGAAAAACGATTCCGATTTTCGTACATACATCTTTTGTTGTGTATGATCCTGACTTTGGGAGTTGTATCCTCTTATTATCTAACCGATTATTGGAGGCACGGAGAAGGTTTTATCGCGGGTTTTGTCGAATTTCAGAAAAAACTCTTAACCAAATCTTTAGAATCGCATACGGGACCTTGGTTTTATCATGTGCTCGTAGTCTTGATCGGTTTTTTTCCTTGGACACCTTTGTTATTCGGATACGCGCTCAAGCCGCGGACTTCGGTATTCGAAAACGGCAACACGAACACGTTTGCGAAGATCCTATTCGCGTGGGCCGGTATCGTTTTGATTATCTTCTCGATCGTTCAGACAAAACTTCCGCATTACTCGTCTTCGATTTATTTTCCACTCTCTTTCTTTGCGGCGTACGCGATTCAAAATGATAAGCGAAGTCGACTCCTTGGGTGGGTTTCCGGTTATGGAGCGATAATAGCGTTCTTTTTTCTATTATTACCCTGGATCGCACAACTCGCGATCGGCTCTTCCGACTTCAGATCGAACATCGGGGACGGGTTCGATTTCCAAATTTCCATTCTCGATTATTTGCCCGGAATTTTGATCGCGGGCTCCGTCTTAGCGTCGATCTATCTTCTCGTACGTTCGGTCCACAAAGACGAGAAATATATCGGTTTCTTTTCTATTCTTTGGATCGGGATGTTGACTTGGATATCGACTTTATCCTTTACTTTGGCGCCGAAGGTGATGGACGTTCTACAGGGAAGAATTCTAAAATTCTCGGATATCGCCGAAGCCGAAAAAGGTAAATTAGTATTTTATAAATATCTTTCATTCTATCCGATGTTCTATCGCGAAAACAAAATTCATATCGTCGGAAGTTATAAATTCAGGGACGAAGAAAGGCTTCTTACGGAACCGGACGATCAAAGATTATTCCTGGTGGCCAATCGAAACAGTTTGATGGAATTGAATTTTCTTTATCCGAAGTTGACGTTTACTCCGATCTCAAACGAAGGAGATCTCTTTTTAATCCGAGCGGAAAGAAAGAAATTTTAG
- the purL gene encoding phosphoribosylformylglycinamidine synthase subunit PurL translates to MEKEAVSLQDALEHGLTSEEFQKIQEILGRIPNSTELGIFSAMWSEHCSYKNSILKLKTLPTSSDKLLAKAGEENAGAMDIGDGLAVVFKIESHNHPTAVEPYQGAATGVGGIMRDIFTMGARPIVSLNSLRFGNPDEPRNKYLLSRAVKGIGDYGNSLGIAVSGGELFIDECFSKNPLVNAMTVGIVRHDQMASATTGGQIGNAVYIVGATTGRDGIHGASFASKDLSKESESKRSAVQVGDPFMEKLLMEASLEAIQKGLLIGIQDMGAAGISCATSEMSAKGKTGMRIDLDLVPFRETGMNAYEAMLSESQERMLVVPKKGKEDELVAIFEKWNLNAVKIGEVTADGMIEIHMGGKLKAKIPAESLVLGGGAPRYERETKRPSYLDAVKTWKPDSIPDVTSGANSKDVLLKILSSWNVCSRRPITEQYDSEVGLVKLIGPGLDGGLSSIPDTNKALATASDCNSRYTYLDPYKGAEFAVCEAARNVYVTGAAPYGVTNNLNFANPYIPENYYMFSECIRGMGDACRFLELPVTGGNVSFYNESPEGPIFPTPTIGMVGILQDKTKLLSNFPKSAGIELVVLGNFRPSLGGSEYLKKIHGQVNGNIPELDIKEELELCKLILSLNEKGILKSARDLSLGGISIALSKTVLFSGLGIEADLSSLKQDRLDLTLFGESSTAVLVGIDSASKEEVRKQAEAKGLKYYPIGKTTSSGSLEIKDAALKVSLAELNEPYEKGLEQVFAL, encoded by the coding sequence ATGGAAAAAGAAGCCGTCTCCCTACAAGACGCCCTGGAACACGGGCTTACCTCAGAAGAATTTCAGAAGATCCAGGAAATCCTTGGCAGAATCCCGAACTCGACCGAACTCGGAATTTTTTCCGCGATGTGGTCGGAACATTGTTCTTATAAAAACTCGATTCTAAAATTAAAAACTCTTCCGACATCCTCGGATAAGCTGCTTGCAAAAGCGGGCGAAGAGAACGCGGGCGCGATGGACATCGGCGACGGTCTTGCGGTCGTGTTTAAAATCGAAAGTCACAATCACCCGACGGCGGTGGAACCGTATCAGGGAGCGGCCACCGGTGTCGGTGGAATTATGAGAGATATCTTTACGATGGGCGCGCGTCCGATCGTTTCTCTCAATTCTCTACGATTCGGAAATCCCGACGAACCCAGAAATAAATATCTTCTTTCCAGAGCCGTAAAAGGAATCGGCGACTACGGAAATTCTCTCGGAATCGCGGTCTCGGGCGGAGAACTTTTTATCGACGAATGTTTTTCCAAGAACCCTCTTGTGAACGCGATGACCGTCGGAATCGTTCGTCACGATCAGATGGCGAGCGCGACGACCGGCGGACAAATCGGAAACGCGGTTTATATCGTCGGAGCTACGACCGGAAGAGACGGGATTCACGGAGCTTCTTTCGCATCGAAAGATCTTTCCAAAGAATCGGAATCGAAACGTTCCGCGGTGCAAGTCGGCGATCCGTTTATGGAGAAGCTCTTGATGGAAGCGAGCCTGGAAGCGATTCAAAAAGGACTTTTGATCGGAATCCAGGACATGGGCGCGGCGGGAATTTCCTGCGCGACTTCCGAGATGAGTGCGAAGGGAAAGACCGGGATGAGAATCGATCTGGATCTCGTGCCTTTTCGTGAAACCGGAATGAACGCTTACGAAGCGATGCTTTCCGAATCGCAGGAAAGAATGCTCGTGGTTCCCAAGAAGGGAAAGGAAGACGAGCTCGTTGCTATATTCGAAAAATGGAATTTAAACGCCGTCAAGATCGGAGAAGTCACCGCGGATGGGATGATCGAAATTCACATGGGCGGAAAGTTGAAGGCGAAGATCCCCGCCGAATCACTCGTGTTAGGCGGAGGAGCTCCTCGATACGAACGGGAAACCAAACGTCCTTCCTATTTGGATGCGGTGAAAACCTGGAAACCGGATTCGATCCCGGACGTGACTTCGGGCGCAAATTCTAAAGACGTGCTCCTCAAAATTCTTTCCTCTTGGAACGTATGTTCGAGAAGACCGATCACGGAACAATACGACAGCGAAGTCGGTTTAGTAAAACTCATCGGACCCGGACTCGACGGCGGATTGTCCTCGATTCCAGATACGAACAAGGCTCTTGCGACCGCCTCCGATTGTAATTCGAGATATACGTATCTCGATCCTTACAAAGGCGCGGAGTTCGCGGTATGCGAAGCGGCAAGAAACGTTTACGTTACGGGAGCCGCTCCTTACGGAGTGACAAACAATCTTAATTTCGCAAATCCTTATATTCCGGAAAACTACTATATGTTTTCCGAATGTATTCGCGGGATGGGGGACGCTTGCCGATTTCTCGAACTTCCCGTAACCGGCGGAAACGTCTCTTTCTATAACGAATCGCCCGAAGGTCCGATCTTCCCGACTCCGACGATCGGAATGGTGGGAATTCTTCAGGATAAAACGAAACTTCTTTCCAACTTTCCGAAGTCGGCGGGAATCGAACTCGTCGTTCTCGGAAACTTTCGTCCTTCCCTCGGAGGAAGCGAATACTTGAAGAAGATTCACGGACAAGTAAACGGAAACATCCCGGAACTCGACATCAAAGAAGAATTAGAACTTTGTAAACTGATTCTTTCCTTAAACGAAAAAGGAATCTTGAAGTCCGCAAGAGATCTTTCTCTCGGAGGAATTTCGATCGCTCTTTCCAAAACCGTTCTTTTCAGCGGACTCGGGATCGAAGCCGATCTTTCTTCCCTCAAACAGGATCGTCTCGATCTTACCTTGTTCGGAGAATCTTCGACCGCGGTTCTCGTCGGAATCGACTCGGCTTCGAAAGAAGAGGTTCGCAAACAAGCGGAAGCAAAAGGACTGAAATATTATCCGATCGGAAAAACCACTTCTTCCGGTTCTTTGGAAATCAAGGACGCGGCTTTGAAAGTATCTTTGGCCGAATTGAACGAACCGTATGAAAAAGGTTTAGAACAAGTTTTCGCGTTATAA
- a CDS encoding SDR family oxidoreductase, which yields MKKRNLEGKVALVAGATRGAGRAIAIELGKAGAIVYVTGRSVRGNSSEMNRKETIEETAELIEAAGGKAIWVQVDHTKPEEVKTLISKIKKEQGKLDILINDIWGGDPFVVWSQKFWEHSLENGLKVQKTCLDSHLITNYFAAPLMIETGSGLVIEITDGIDNRYRGNLYYSLIKSSIINLASYLSEELKPHGISVIAVTPGFLRSEAMLDHFGVEEKNWKDAVLEEPHFIASETPAYVGRAVAALAQDPDVFSKTGTVTSSWRLSEEYDFVDLDGNRPHWGRYFKEKFGEDI from the coding sequence ATGAAAAAGAGAAATTTGGAAGGCAAGGTCGCTTTGGTTGCTGGGGCAACCAGGGGAGCGGGAAGGGCGATCGCAATCGAGTTGGGTAAAGCAGGAGCGATCGTATACGTTACCGGAAGAAGCGTTCGTGGAAATTCTTCGGAAATGAATCGTAAAGAAACGATCGAAGAGACCGCGGAGCTGATCGAGGCGGCGGGAGGAAAGGCGATTTGGGTTCAAGTCGATCATACGAAACCGGAAGAGGTAAAGACCCTTATCTCTAAAATAAAAAAAGAACAAGGAAAACTTGATATTCTAATCAACGATATTTGGGGCGGAGATCCTTTCGTTGTGTGGTCTCAGAAATTCTGGGAACATTCTCTGGAGAACGGACTCAAGGTTCAAAAAACCTGCCTCGATTCCCATCTGATTACGAATTATTTCGCTGCGCCTTTGATGATCGAAACCGGTTCCGGTCTTGTGATCGAGATAACGGACGGGATCGACAATAGATATAGAGGAAATTTATATTACTCTTTGATTAAGTCCTCCATTATAAATCTTGCAAGTTATTTATCGGAGGAACTCAAACCCCACGGAATATCGGTGATCGCGGTGACTCCCGGTTTTTTGAGATCGGAGGCGATGCTCGATCATTTCGGAGTTGAGGAAAAAAATTGGAAGGACGCGGTCCTAGAGGAGCCGCATTTTATCGCATCGGAAACTCCCGCATACGTAGGACGTGCGGTCGCGGCCCTGGCACAGGACCCGGACGTTTTTTCAAAAACGGGGACGGTTACGAGCAGTTGGAGACTTTCGGAAGAATACGACTTTGTGGATTTGGACGGAAATAGGCCCCATTGGGGAAGATACTTTAAGGAAAAATTCGGAGAAGACATATGA
- the yqeK gene encoding bis(5'-nucleosyl)-tetraphosphatase (symmetrical) YqeK, producing the protein MTPHELETRTREFKKIVPNEITITRWEHSLRVAEIAKELALIHSKDEAELAYLAGIVHDITKQKTPEFHLTLFKESGQHDLEKLPSAAWHAYSAAIYLKSEYKLEHENVLSAVRNHTLGAETPGPLDLILYAADFLGSEYAEKNPLYPDWREQARKNIYLGVLCKAKNTMEDLIISGKPIHPRTVFTYNLAVSKSSDKV; encoded by the coding sequence ATGACGCCTCACGAACTGGAAACAAGAACCCGGGAATTCAAAAAGATCGTCCCGAATGAGATTACGATCACCCGTTGGGAACATTCTCTGCGAGTCGCAGAAATCGCCAAAGAACTCGCGCTCATTCATTCCAAAGACGAGGCGGAACTCGCGTATCTCGCGGGAATCGTTCACGACATTACGAAACAGAAGACGCCGGAATTTCACTTAACGTTATTCAAAGAATCGGGTCAACACGATCTGGAAAAACTTCCTTCGGCGGCTTGGCACGCGTATTCGGCCGCGATCTATCTCAAATCCGAATATAAACTGGAACATGAAAACGTATTGTCCGCCGTTCGAAATCATACGCTCGGAGCGGAAACGCCCGGCCCCTTGGATCTCATCTTATACGCGGCCGACTTTTTAGGATCGGAATATGCGGAAAAGAATCCGCTTTATCCCGATTGGAGAGAACAGGCTCGGAAAAATATTTATCTCGGCGTTCTTTGCAAAGCGAAAAACACGATGGAGGATCTGATCATATCGGGAAAACCGATTCATCCGAGAACCGTTTTTACATACAATCTTGCGGTGTCGAAAAGTTCGGATAAGGTCTGA
- a CDS encoding helix-turn-helix transcriptional regulator yields the protein MRADRLLSILLQLQAKGRISSRDLAKKLEVSERTIHRDMEALSASGVPVYAERGSKGGWELSEGYRTNLTGMKKEEIFSMILTSSTRIASDLGKKKDFDSAFMKFMASLPPAYQKEAEMVRQRIHIDGAGWGCSEEEFPFLPLIQEAVWQEKKIVLRYRSDEESKKRIILPLGLVAKGKTWYLVAKYGKEFRTFRISRILEAKLGESFDRPKKFDLEKYWQESTRNFFSKLPFYPVLLRIKTERFDFFKMISYGRILEYSKLNSEWTEVKADLETKEWALHHVLGLGDSAILLEPKELKTELINAAEKIAGSYST from the coding sequence ATGCGCGCGGATCGACTGCTTTCCATTCTTTTACAACTTCAGGCCAAAGGAAGAATCTCCTCGCGGGATCTTGCCAAAAAATTGGAAGTCTCCGAACGAACGATTCATCGGGACATGGAGGCATTGAGCGCTTCCGGAGTTCCCGTTTATGCAGAACGAGGTTCCAAAGGCGGCTGGGAACTTTCCGAAGGTTACAGAACCAATCTTACTGGAATGAAAAAGGAAGAAATTTTTTCGATGATTCTTACGAGTTCGACGCGAATCGCATCCGATCTCGGAAAGAAAAAAGATTTCGATTCCGCCTTTATGAAATTCATGGCTTCCCTTCCGCCTGCCTATCAAAAAGAAGCGGAGATGGTTCGTCAAAGAATTCATATCGACGGAGCCGGTTGGGGTTGTTCGGAAGAAGAGTTTCCGTTTCTACCTTTGATACAAGAAGCTGTGTGGCAGGAAAAAAAAATCGTTCTTCGCTACCGATCCGACGAAGAATCCAAAAAAAGAATCATTCTTCCCTTAGGACTCGTCGCAAAAGGAAAGACCTGGTATTTGGTCGCAAAATACGGAAAAGAATTCAGAACGTTCCGTATATCGAGAATCTTGGAAGCGAAACTCGGTGAATCTTTCGACAGACCGAAAAAGTTCGATCTCGAAAAATATTGGCAGGAAAGCACTCGAAACTTTTTCTCAAAACTTCCGTTCTATCCGGTTCTTCTCCGAATCAAAACGGAACGTTTCGATTTTTTCAAAATGATCTCCTACGGTAGAATATTAGAATATTCTAAATTAAATTCCGAATGGACGGAAGTCAAAGCCGATCTGGAAACGAAGGAATGGGCTTTACATCACGTTCTCGGCCTGGGAGATTCCGCGATTCTTCTCGAACCGAAAGAATTAAAAACGGAATTGATAAACGCCGCAGAAAAAATCGCCGGTTCCTATTCCACCTGA
- a CDS encoding DUF3089 domain-containing protein: MRLRILLISILCLPFYVSCLWLIRPSGNFEEHKPPQEPNYSDLNSWAALPQKKDDADQVPLESNLKDEQDKALVDVFFIHPTTFYGREWNAELLNEKVNLRTDDGTIKQQASVFNCCAKIYAPRYRQATLYSFLDKSNGKLSLDLAYQDILKSFDHYMKQWNGGRPFIIASHSQGTHHAIRLLKDRIDDSPLSEKMIAAYLIGGAVPINFYKTIPVCKSSTQTGCVISWRTFGEKAEIPKMAHDPAGPVVCVNPISWKDDELVASAEQHLGGVNGKFKTIYPKLCSAQCVSGALRISEPQAPGFSRWIGQNYHVLDYGIFYRDIRENVSQRIQNFLQTRKN; the protein is encoded by the coding sequence ATGCGTCTAAGAATTCTCCTTATTTCGATCCTATGTTTGCCGTTTTACGTTTCCTGTCTCTGGCTGATCCGCCCTTCTGGAAATTTCGAAGAACACAAACCACCTCAAGAACCGAATTATTCAGATCTAAATTCCTGGGCCGCGCTTCCTCAAAAAAAGGACGACGCCGATCAAGTTCCTCTGGAATCGAATCTGAAAGACGAACAGGATAAGGCTTTGGTCGACGTATTCTTCATTCATCCCACCACTTTTTACGGGAGAGAATGGAACGCGGAACTCTTAAACGAAAAGGTCAATCTTAGAACGGACGACGGAACCATCAAACAACAAGCGAGCGTCTTCAACTGTTGCGCCAAAATCTACGCTCCTCGTTATAGACAGGCCACTCTTTATTCTTTTTTGGATAAATCGAACGGAAAACTTTCCTTAGATTTAGCATATCAAGATATACTTAAGTCTTTCGATCATTATATGAAACAATGGAACGGAGGCAGACCCTTCATCATCGCTTCTCATAGCCAGGGAACGCACCACGCGATCCGATTATTGAAGGATAGAATCGACGATTCTCCCCTTTCCGAAAAGATGATCGCCGCGTATCTGATCGGAGGCGCCGTTCCTATAAACTTCTACAAGACGATTCCGGTTTGTAAATCGTCTACACAAACGGGTTGCGTGATCAGCTGGAGAACCTTCGGCGAAAAAGCGGAGATACCGAAAATGGCGCACGATCCCGCCGGACCGGTAGTGTGCGTAAATCCGATCAGCTGGAAAGACGACGAACTTGTGGCAAGCGCCGAACAACACTTAGGCGGGGTTAACGGAAAGTTCAAAACGATCTATCCGAAGTTATGCAGCGCGCAGTGTGTGTCCGGGGCGCTTCGAATTTCGGAACCGCAGGCGCCCGGTTTCTCAAGATGGATCGGACAAAACTATCACGTTCTCGATTACGGAATTTTTTATAGGGACATTCGGGAGAATGTTTCGCAAAGAATACAAAACTTTCTTCAAACTCGGAAGAATTGA
- a CDS encoding phosphoesterase has translation MRLLFLCIFLLSALILFNLYTSFVFRSPPSVPDRNISDKEIENPYRHKTNLKWIKSSFHNHTNEVWYTPGRNSTEEIEKVYSKNGYRILSFSDYERITLPQDKNLSTIPGFEWGTNLRKRHILVLGGKRPEFDPFPLYADVSNIQWAIDRFHEQGAFVTINHPKLNHSFSQSMLLGLRDYDSIEVLSPFGDEISMWDEILSEERFPHCMASDDLHYLPRDEYETVRKPDRFTMRDLVALLYKPEGQSLMRYVLLNANRLESNDILKSLKSGNYVCVRKHDRILEDPKLIEIGLTSQGEIFFEFGEQAIRVEFIGKQGKILNEILDVKKGNYKFPPDEPYIRLQILFPSALVLSNPFYRGKLRKR, from the coding sequence ATGCGCCTCCTATTCCTTTGCATCTTTCTCCTGAGCGCTCTTATTCTTTTTAATCTCTATACGAGTTTTGTATTTCGCTCCCCGCCCTCCGTTCCCGATCGAAACATAAGCGACAAAGAAATCGAAAACCCGTATCGACATAAGACAAATTTAAAATGGATCAAATCCTCGTTTCACAATCATACAAACGAGGTTTGGTATACTCCGGGCAGAAACAGCACGGAAGAAATCGAAAAGGTATATTCAAAAAACGGATACCGAATTCTTTCCTTTAGCGATTACGAAAGAATCACTCTTCCTCAAGATAAGAATCTTTCCACGATCCCCGGCTTCGAATGGGGAACCAATCTTAGAAAAAGGCATATTCTCGTTCTCGGAGGAAAAAGACCCGAGTTCGATCCGTTTCCTTTGTATGCGGACGTTTCCAACATACAATGGGCGATCGATCGCTTTCACGAACAAGGCGCTTTCGTAACGATCAATCATCCCAAACTGAATCACAGTTTTTCTCAAAGTATGCTTTTAGGTCTCAGAGACTACGACTCCATCGAAGTTCTCAGTCCGTTCGGCGACGAAATTTCGATGTGGGACGAAATATTAAGCGAAGAGAGATTTCCGCATTGTATGGCTTCGGACGATCTGCATTATCTTCCCCGCGACGAATACGAAACCGTACGAAAACCAGACCGTTTTACGATGCGAGATTTAGTCGCGCTTCTCTACAAACCCGAAGGACAATCGCTGATGCGTTACGTTCTTTTAAACGCAAATAGATTAGAATCCAATGATATTCTAAAGTCTCTGAAGTCGGGAAACTATGTATGCGTAAGAAAACACGATCGAATTCTCGAGGACCCGAAATTGATCGAAATCGGCCTCACTTCACAGGGGGAAATCTTTTTTGAATTCGGAGAACAAGCGATCCGAGTCGAGTTTATCGGGAAACAGGGTAAAATTTTAAACGAAATTCTCGACGTAAAAAAAGGAAACTACAAGTTCCCTCCGGATGAGCCCTATATTCGGCTTCAAATCCTGTTTCCAAGCGCTTTGGTCCTTAGCAATCCCTTCTACAGGGGAAAATTACGAAAAAGATAA
- a CDS encoding glycosyltransferase family 2 protein, whose protein sequence is MDSNQKITVLLPAYNEELTIADTILSFFKELPKAEFIVIDNNSKDRTNEIAKATLKKHKIKGKVVSEFKQGKANAVRKGFASSYADCYVMVDADMTYPAEEVHKLIEAREDGDYDMVVGDRLSGGSYKKENKRMFHSFGNNLVIRLINFLFAVKIRDAMSGYRIFSNRFVRHYPILSKGFELEIEMTLHVLDKRLSYLEVPVRYLDRPKGSSSKLNTIRDGYSVVKNILWIFKDYKPMHFFGFIAGAAFLASLCVGFPAILDYIRYRYVYHVPLAILATGLMIGSMIHFSIGLILHTVSKIQRFNFELEIIKWKG, encoded by the coding sequence ATGGATTCAAATCAAAAGATTACGGTTTTATTACCCGCTTATAACGAAGAATTGACGATTGCCGATACGATTCTTTCCTTTTTCAAGGAACTGCCTAAAGCCGAGTTTATCGTCATAGATAATAACTCCAAGGATCGCACGAACGAAATCGCGAAAGCGACCCTGAAAAAACATAAGATCAAGGGCAAGGTCGTTTCCGAATTCAAACAAGGAAAGGCGAACGCGGTTCGAAAAGGTTTCGCTTCTTCTTACGCCGATTGTTACGTAATGGTCGACGCGGATATGACTTATCCCGCCGAAGAAGTTCATAAATTGATCGAGGCGAGAGAGGACGGCGACTACGATATGGTGGTGGGAGATCGTCTCAGCGGCGGGAGTTACAAAAAGGAAAACAAAAGGATGTTTCATTCCTTCGGAAATAACTTGGTGATTCGTCTGATTAATTTTCTTTTTGCGGTGAAAATCAGGGACGCTATGAGCGGCTATCGGATTTTTTCGAATCGTTTCGTTCGTCATTATCCGATTCTCTCCAAAGGTTTCGAGTTGGAGATAGAGATGACCTTGCACGTTTTGGATAAACGTCTTTCCTACTTGGAAGTTCCGGTTCGTTATTTGGATCGTCCCAAGGGAAGTTCTTCCAAGTTGAATACGATTCGAGACGGTTATTCGGTGGTTAAGAATATTCTATGGATATTCAAAGATTATAAACCGATGCACTTTTTCGGTTTTATAGCCGGAGCCGCGTTTCTTGCGTCCTTATGCGTCGGTTTTCCCGCGATCTTAGATTACATCCGATACCGTTACGTTTATCACGTCCCTTTGGCGATTCTTGCGACCGGGTTGATGATTGGTTCTATGATTCATTTTTCGATCGGTCTTATTCTTCATACCGTTTCCAAAATTCAAAGATTCAACTTCGAACTTGAGATCATTAAGTGGAAAGGATAA